In the genome of Metabacillus litoralis, the window CGGCAATCCTGTTAATAAGTCACGTCCACGAATATCCATGTTTTCCACGCCATCAGGAGAACCTGCTGAACCAATTTCTACTTTGATCGCTTCAGCAGTACGATCACCGATCATTAAGTTATATGTTTTGCGAATGTATGTAGTAATAGCCTCATCCATTTCATCACCGGCAACACGAATTGATTGACTTGTTACAATTCCACCTAGTGATATAATGGCTACTTCCGTCGTTCCACCACCAATATCAACAACCATACTTCCTGTTGGTTCCCATACAGGTAGATTTGCACCGATAGCAGCAGCGAATGGCTCTTCTATTGTATAAGCATCACGGGCACCTGCTTGTCTTGTTGCATCAATAACAGCTCTTTCCTCTACCGCTGTTATACCTGAAGGAACACAAACCATAACATAAGGCTTTCTTGAGAAAACACCTTTTGTTTTCGTTGCTTGCTTAATATAATACTTCATCATTGTCGCTGTAGTTTCATAATCTGCAATAACTCCATCCTTCATTGGTCGAAGGGCAACAACATTTCCAGGCGTACGTCCGATCATGTTTTTTGCATCATTACCAACGGCAACAATTTGCTTTGTGTCTGTTTGCAGAGCAACTACAGATGGCTCCCGAACAACAATTCCTCTTCCTTTAACAAACACAAGTGTGTTTGCAGTCCCCAAATCTATTCCAAGGTCTCTTGTACCAATACCGAACATAGGGTGTATCTTCCTTTCTGAAACGAAATATACTTTTGCTTATTTTTATGAAAATTGACAGAATGCAACTTTCTTCTTTTGGAGGTTAGCTTGCCCGTTACTAACAAGTGAGATTTTTTTCGCAACTTTTCTTCATCTTCCATAAAAACATGAGTTTTTCTGGTGACCCTAAAAAACCCATAAGACTTATTATATCGTAATTACTCAAAAAAAAAAGTATTACATGTAGCCTTTTTCTTTCAGACTAACAAATTTTTGTTCACCAATGATAAGATGGTCCAAAAGTTCTATACCTAACACCTTTCCACATTCTGATAACCGTTTTGTTACCTCAATGTCTTCTCTACTCGGTGACGGGTCGCCCGAGGGATGATTATGGACACATATTAAAGAAGCCGCAGATCTTTTTAACGCTTCCTTAAAAACCTCCCTTGGATGTACTATAGATGCGTTAAGACTGCCAATAAACACGGTTTGTTTATGAAGTACTTGATTTTTTGTATTCAAGTAGAGACAAACAAAGTGTTCCTGACTTAAAAAACGCATTTCTTCCATAACATAATTCGCACCATCCTGCGGAGAACGAATAACATACCGATCTTCATACGTTAAACGGTTGATTCTGCGCCCAAGCTCAAGAGCAGCTAATATTTGGACTGCCTTAGCGGTTCCAATCCCTGAAATTGTCGTAATCTCCTCAACAGATGCGTCTTTTAACATTCTTAGGCCTTCAAAATGCTTTAACAGTTTTTGTGACAAATCTAGTACAGATTCTTTCTTTGTGCCTGTTCGTAACAAAATGGCTAATAGTTCCTGATTAGAAAGCTTATCAGAACCTTCGTTTAACAAGCGTTCTCTCGGTCGTTCATCTTGAGGGAAATCCCGGATTTTAAAAGTTGATGTTTCCATTTATCCTCCTTCATTTCCCTTTCTGCTCTGTTCATTCTTTTCTCTATGTGTAATAGAATGTTTCCTTTGTTACCTTTTTATGCCACAAAATGATTTACATTTTTCCTCTTACCATGTAAACCCTGCTGTAACAAGTTCTCTTTTTGTTCTAGCAATCGGCAGACCAACTACTGAATAATAATCACCATGAATTTCCTTTACAAGCAATGATCCATACCCTTGAATTCCGTATGCACCTGCTTTGTCCATCGGCTCACCTGTTTGAACATATTCATCAATTTCCTTATCTGTTAAAGAATAAAACGTTACGCTCGTTTTTTCATAAAAGGAACGCACATCATCGTTGTTTATAAGACATACTCCTGTATACACCTCATGTGTTTTTCCTGATAGCATTTTAAGCATTTGGACGGCTTCAGAGAAGTCCTTAGGCTTACCTAGCATTTTCCCTTCATAAACAACAAGCGTGTCTGATCCAATAACAAAAGCATTTGAAACGTTTTCGGCTACACTTGTGGCTTTTTGCT includes:
- a CDS encoding Maf family protein is translated as MKKNLILASASPRRKELLEILQLPFEVIASEVEEVVDETLSPAEIVQSLAEQKATSVAENVSNAFVIGSDTLVVYEGKMLGKPKDFSEAVQMLKMLSGKTHEVYTGVCLINNDDVRSFYEKTSVTFYSLTDKEIDEYVQTGEPMDKAGAYGIQGYGSLLVKEIHGDYYSVVGLPIARTKRELVTAGFTW
- a CDS encoding rod shape-determining protein codes for the protein MFGIGTRDLGIDLGTANTLVFVKGRGIVVREPSVVALQTDTKQIVAVGNDAKNMIGRTPGNVVALRPMKDGVIADYETTATMMKYYIKQATKTKGVFSRKPYVMVCVPSGITAVEERAVIDATRQAGARDAYTIEEPFAAAIGANLPVWEPTGSMVVDIGGGTTEVAIISLGGIVTSQSIRVAGDEMDEAITTYIRKTYNLMIGDRTAEAIKVEIGSAGSPDGVENMDIRGRDLLTGLPKTIEITAEEIAEALKDTVYMIVDSVKNTLEKTPPELAADIMDRGIVLTGGGALLRNLDKVIGEETNMPVLIAEDPLDCVAIGTGKALEHIHLFKNKARDSR
- the radC gene encoding RadC family protein, which gives rise to METSTFKIRDFPQDERPRERLLNEGSDKLSNQELLAILLRTGTKKESVLDLSQKLLKHFEGLRMLKDASVEEITTISGIGTAKAVQILAALELGRRINRLTYEDRYVIRSPQDGANYVMEEMRFLSQEHFVCLYLNTKNQVLHKQTVFIGSLNASIVHPREVFKEALKRSAASLICVHNHPSGDPSPSREDIEVTKRLSECGKVLGIELLDHLIIGEQKFVSLKEKGYM